A genome region from Pseudomonas anguilliseptica includes the following:
- a CDS encoding AhpA/YtjB family protein, with amino-acid sequence MNRPAPVKPDNFFLLLFQALRQRRIPLALRIASHSLLLVALALVIYGWVIGMQFKHAMQQQAEALGTSLITQTAASATELLVSNDILSLNVLLNNLVKNPLVAHAAIYSVDNRILAEAGSRPSQSMLGETEGLYSTPITFQEVIAGQLRISLDMQQFQQPMTISLQSMGILSLILLALTLSLSMRLGRHISTPLLQLRAWLRDPDDPAPGAGRQDEIGDLARQLQTRLVPEKPALPEEEEEPFYDEPAAQDDDDYLPESFDDEPDFEVRDLRDDRFDEQDELVEPLQSDDLPYADSAVDDPFSELRDQTEPEAAPAPAIRQPLPSAVLAIQLGAQEQLRRLPRTRLMELLQRYRDCLDRAASLYQGELHTLSDGSSLMLFHQLDIGEDYLTHAICCGELMRALGHALQIEVADSGITLQLQLGLTLGENLSGLSQGDLLLSETAQNALALSQHSRNLLLVERSIADDALVSQRARIRAIASPQGACCVERLLEPYPSLLERQLARMHENH; translated from the coding sequence GTGAACCGGCCCGCCCCCGTAAAACCCGATAATTTCTTTCTGCTGCTGTTCCAGGCCCTGCGCCAGCGGCGCATTCCCCTGGCGCTGCGCATTGCCAGCCACAGCCTGCTGCTGGTAGCCCTGGCCCTGGTGATCTATGGCTGGGTGATCGGCATGCAGTTCAAGCATGCCATGCAACAACAAGCCGAAGCCCTGGGCACCAGCCTGATTACCCAGACGGCTGCCTCGGCGACCGAGCTGCTGGTGTCCAACGACATCCTCAGCCTCAACGTGCTGCTCAATAATCTGGTGAAAAACCCGCTGGTGGCCCACGCCGCTATCTACAGCGTGGACAACCGTATCCTCGCCGAAGCCGGTTCGCGTCCCAGTCAGAGCATGCTCGGTGAAACCGAAGGGCTGTATTCGACGCCGATTACCTTTCAGGAAGTGATCGCCGGGCAGCTGCGCATCAGCCTGGATATGCAGCAGTTCCAGCAACCGATGACTATCAGTCTGCAGAGCATGGGCATCCTCAGCCTGATTCTGCTGGCCCTGACCCTGTCGCTGAGCATGCGCCTGGGTCGGCATATCTCTACCCCGCTGCTGCAGCTGCGCGCCTGGCTGCGTGACCCGGATGATCCGGCACCCGGCGCAGGTCGCCAGGATGAAATCGGCGACCTGGCACGCCAGCTGCAAACACGCCTGGTGCCGGAAAAACCTGCGCTGCCTGAAGAAGAGGAAGAACCGTTCTACGATGAGCCGGCCGCCCAGGACGATGATGACTACCTGCCAGAGTCGTTCGACGATGAGCCGGACTTCGAAGTGCGTGACCTGCGCGATGATCGCTTCGATGAGCAAGACGAGTTGGTCGAGCCGCTGCAAAGCGATGACCTGCCATACGCTGATAGCGCAGTGGACGATCCGTTTTCCGAGCTACGCGATCAAACCGAGCCTGAAGCTGCGCCAGCCCCCGCGATCCGGCAGCCACTGCCCAGCGCCGTGCTGGCGATCCAGCTGGGCGCACAGGAACAGCTACGCCGCCTGCCGCGTACCCGCCTGATGGAGTTGCTGCAACGCTACCGCGACTGCCTGGACCGGGCTGCCAGCCTGTATCAAGGCGAGCTGCATACCCTCAGCGATGGCAGCAGCCTGATGCTGTTCCACCAGCTGGATATTGGTGAGGACTACCTGACCCACGCCATCTGCTGCGGCGAGCTGATGCGCGCCCTCGGTCATGCCCTGCAGATCGAAGTGGCGGACAGCGGTATCACCCTGCAGCTGCAGCTGGGCCTGACCCTGGGTGAAAACCTCAGCGGCCTCAGCCAGGGCGACCTGCTGCTCAGCGAAACGGCGCAGAACGCTCTGGCGCTGTCACAGCACAGCCGCAACCTGCTACTGGTCGAGCGCAGCATTGCCGACGATGCCCTGGTCAGCCAACGCGCGCGCATTCGCGCCATCGCCAGCCCGCAAGGCGCTTGCTGTGTGGAGCGTTTGCTGGAGCCTTACCCATCGCTGCTGGAGCGCCAGCTGGCGCGCATGCACGAAAACCATTAA
- a CDS encoding PqiC family protein, translated as MIALRFPGILLLVGVLGLTGCMRYQQAPLYQLDSGEIHVPAAEQGIAVLLGPVAIADYLQREALLQRQADGSLIAAEDARWAGSLAADIDQQLLRQLASRLDSQRLVLAPATAGFVPQVRLGLSITRLDSGPQRPAVLEAQWRLVGAEGKLLDGRLVRLEEAHSGTIVDQVRAQSLVVQQLVEQLAVAVETHGKPAPVVAEPPRKPAPVKPAPPASPRIPVVEPMRDEGEVFRF; from the coding sequence ATGATTGCACTGCGTTTTCCCGGAATTCTCCTGCTGGTGGGCGTACTTGGCCTGACGGGCTGTATGCGTTATCAGCAAGCACCGCTGTACCAGCTCGATAGCGGAGAAATTCACGTTCCCGCCGCCGAGCAGGGCATTGCCGTGTTACTCGGGCCGGTGGCGATTGCCGATTACCTGCAGCGCGAAGCCCTGTTGCAGCGCCAGGCCGACGGCAGCCTGATCGCCGCCGAAGATGCGCGCTGGGCTGGCAGTTTGGCTGCCGATATCGATCAGCAGCTGTTGCGTCAATTGGCCTCGCGTCTGGACAGTCAGCGTCTGGTGCTGGCGCCTGCTACCGCTGGTTTCGTGCCGCAGGTGCGCCTGGGGCTGTCGATTACCCGTCTGGATTCAGGCCCGCAGCGTCCGGCCGTGCTGGAAGCGCAGTGGCGTCTGGTGGGTGCCGAAGGCAAGCTGCTTGACGGGCGCCTGGTGCGTCTGGAAGAAGCCCACAGCGGCACCATCGTTGATCAGGTGCGGGCGCAGAGCCTGGTGGTGCAGCAGCTGGTCGAGCAATTGGCGGTAGCCGTCGAAACCCACGGCAAACCAGCGCCGGTCGTGGCTGAGCCGCCGCGCAAGCCGGCGCCAGTAAAACCTGCACCGCCTGCGTCACCGCGTATCCCGGTGGTTGAGCCAATGCGTGATGAAGGCGAAGTGTTCCGCTTCTAA
- the parC gene encoding DNA topoisomerase IV subunit A → MSESLDLSLDGVERRSLADFTEQAYLNYSMYVIMDRALPHIGDGLKPVQRRIVYAMSELGLDADSKHKKSARTVGDVLGKFHPHGDSACYEAMVLMAQPFSYRYTLVDGQGNWGAPDDPKSFAAMRYTEARLSRYSEVLLTELGQGTVDWVPNFDGTLNEPATLPARLPNILLNGTTGIAVGMATDVPPHNLREVASACIRLLDEPNASVEQLCEHIQGPDYPTEAEVITPKADLLKIYETGRGSVRMRAVYRVEDGDIVVTALPHQVSGAKVLEQIAAQMQAKKLPMVADLRDESDHEHPCRIVIIPRSNRVDADELMQHLFATTELESSYRVNTNVIGLDGKPSVKNLRTLLTEWLVYRVGTVRRRLQFRLDKVEKRLHLLEGLLTAFLNLDEVIHIIRTEDQPKSVLMERFGLTDVQADYILDTRLRQLARLEEMKIRGEQDELAKERDKLLALLGSEAKLKKLVRQEILDDAEKYGDDRRSPIVARAEAKALSETELMPTEPVTVVISEKGWVRCAKGHDIDATGLSYKAGDGFKTAAPGRSNQYAVFIDSTGRSYSLAAHSLPSARGQGEPLTGRLTPPPGATFECVLLPDDNALYVIASDAGYGFVVKGEDLQAKNKAGKALLSLPAGALVVPPKPLANREEDWLAAVTTEGRLLLFPVRDLPQLGKGKGNKIIGIPGERVASREEYLTDLAVLPAGSTLVLQAGKRTLSLKADDLEHYKGERGRRGNKLPRGFQRVDSLLVE, encoded by the coding sequence ATGAGCGAATCCCTCGATTTGAGCCTGGACGGTGTTGAGCGCCGTTCCCTTGCCGATTTTACCGAGCAGGCTTACCTCAATTACTCCATGTACGTGATCATGGACCGTGCGCTGCCGCATATCGGCGACGGCTTGAAGCCGGTGCAGCGACGCATCGTCTACGCCATGAGCGAGCTGGGCCTGGACGCCGACTCCAAGCACAAGAAGTCGGCGCGTACCGTTGGTGACGTGCTCGGTAAGTTTCACCCGCACGGCGATAGCGCCTGCTACGAAGCCATGGTGCTGATGGCGCAGCCGTTCAGCTACCGCTACACCCTGGTCGACGGCCAGGGTAACTGGGGGGCGCCGGACGATCCAAAATCCTTCGCCGCCATGCGTTACACCGAAGCGCGCCTGTCGCGTTATTCGGAAGTCCTGCTGACCGAGCTGGGCCAGGGCACCGTGGACTGGGTGCCGAACTTCGATGGCACCCTGAATGAGCCGGCGACCTTGCCGGCGCGCCTGCCGAACATTCTGCTTAACGGCACCACGGGTATCGCCGTGGGTATGGCCACTGACGTACCGCCGCATAACCTGCGCGAGGTTGCGTCGGCCTGCATTCGCCTGCTGGACGAGCCGAATGCCAGCGTCGAGCAGTTGTGCGAGCACATCCAGGGCCCGGACTATCCGACTGAAGCGGAAGTCATTACACCCAAGGCCGACCTGCTGAAGATCTACGAGACCGGCCGCGGCTCGGTGCGTATGCGTGCGGTCTACAGGGTTGAAGACGGCGATATCGTGGTCACCGCGCTGCCGCACCAGGTCTCCGGGGCCAAGGTGCTGGAGCAGATTGCCGCGCAGATGCAGGCGAAGAAGCTGCCAATGGTCGCCGACCTGCGCGATGAGTCGGACCACGAGCACCCGTGCCGCATCGTGATTATCCCGCGCTCCAACCGGGTGGATGCCGACGAGTTGATGCAGCACCTGTTCGCCACCACCGAGCTGGAGTCCAGTTACCGGGTCAACACCAACGTGATTGGCCTGGACGGCAAACCGTCGGTGAAAAACCTGCGCACCCTGCTCACCGAGTGGCTGGTGTACCGCGTCGGCACCGTGCGCCGCCGCCTGCAGTTCCGCCTGGACAAGGTCGAGAAGCGCCTGCATTTGTTGGAGGGTTTGCTCACCGCCTTCCTCAACCTGGATGAAGTGATCCATATCATCCGTACGGAAGACCAGCCGAAGTCGGTGCTGATGGAGCGTTTTGGTCTGACGGACGTGCAGGCTGACTATATCCTCGACACCCGCCTGCGCCAGCTGGCGCGCCTGGAAGAGATGAAGATCCGTGGCGAGCAGGACGAGCTGGCCAAGGAGCGCGACAAGCTGCTGGCTCTGCTCGGCAGCGAAGCCAAGCTGAAGAAGCTGGTGCGCCAGGAAATCCTCGATGACGCTGAGAAGTACGGCGACGACCGTCGTTCGCCGATCGTTGCCCGCGCCGAAGCCAAGGCACTCAGCGAAACCGAGCTGATGCCGACCGAGCCGGTAACCGTGGTGATCTCGGAGAAAGGCTGGGTGCGCTGCGCCAAGGGCCACGATATCGACGCCACTGGCCTGTCGTACAAGGCCGGCGATGGCTTCAAGACTGCCGCGCCGGGCCGCTCCAACCAGTACGCGGTGTTTATCGACTCCACCGGGCGCAGCTACTCGCTTGCCGCGCATTCGCTGCCGTCCGCCCGGGGGCAGGGAGAGCCGCTGACCGGGCGCCTGACGCCGCCACCGGGGGCGACCTTCGAATGCGTGCTGCTGCCCGATGACAATGCGCTGTATGTGATCGCCTCCGACGCCGGCTACGGCTTCGTGGTCAAGGGCGAAGACCTGCAGGCCAAGAACAAGGCCGGCAAGGCCTTGCTCAGCCTGCCAGCCGGCGCGCTGGTGGTGCCACCGAAACCGTTGGCTAACCGTGAGGAAGACTGGCTGGCGGCGGTAACCACCGAAGGTCGTTTGCTGCTGTTCCCGGTGCGCGATCTGCCGCAGCTGGGCAAGGGCAAGGGCAACAAGATCATCGGCATCCCGGGTGAGCGGGTTGCTTCGCGCGAGGAGTATCTCACCGATCTGGCCGTGCTGCCGGCAGGCAGCACCCTGGTATTGCAAGCCGGGAAGCGTACTCTGTCGCTCAAGGCCGATGACCTGGAGCATTACAAAGGTGAGCGCGGCCGTCGCGGTAACAAGCTGCCGCGCGGCTTCCAGCGCGTTGACAGCCTGCTGGTCGAATAG
- a CDS encoding retropepsin-like aspartic protease family protein, whose product MSEQPAGKRAGRVMLVLAWGAALLLATKFFGDWEDAQRNPNQAPESLHGSGYVEVHLASSRQGHYMAGGKINGEDVTFLLDTGATQVAVPTEVAQRLGLQAGAAITISTANGRSTAHRTRLQRLQLGDIVLTDVEALIAPGMGGDDVLLGMSALKQLEFTQRGGTLMLRQSTLQ is encoded by the coding sequence GTGAGCGAGCAGCCTGCGGGCAAGCGTGCCGGACGGGTGATGCTGGTGCTGGCCTGGGGCGCTGCTTTGTTGCTGGCGACCAAATTCTTCGGCGACTGGGAAGACGCTCAGCGCAACCCCAATCAGGCGCCCGAGTCGTTGCATGGCAGCGGCTATGTCGAAGTGCACCTGGCCAGCAGTCGTCAGGGCCACTATATGGCGGGCGGCAAGATCAATGGCGAGGACGTGACCTTCCTCCTCGATACCGGTGCGACGCAGGTCGCGGTGCCGACTGAAGTGGCGCAGCGCCTGGGTTTGCAGGCGGGCGCGGCAATCACCATCAGCACCGCCAATGGCCGCTCCACAGCCCACCGTACGCGCCTGCAGCGCTTGCAGCTGGGCGATATCGTACTGACCGATGTAGAGGCTTTGATTGCCCCCGGCATGGGCGGCGATGACGTATTACTGGGCATGAGTGCCCTGAAACAACTCGAATTTACCCAGCGCGGCGGCACCTTGATGCTGCGCCAATCAACCTTGCAATGA
- a CDS encoding esterase-like activity of phytase family protein, producing the protein MQRLLAVCLLLCSPLLASAAALEELKLLNEQAVSGVSGGNLSGLAWCDGALWAVSDRDDQQLYRLESDDSQWQATAETFIAPPAPDARLPWGLRMRSWAAGLVRGGELDFEGISCDAAGNRYLVSEAKAAVLQLPLMGEPNWLKLPQGLVRQARASGMLLHYNSLFEGVAVDPAGERLYLAAERMRRGLLVVHKQRAIWRCTGGCVLFSEAGTETGPEQLGGKPQPRDFSGLAFHNEKLFTLERQAHRVCRRSLSTGQVEKCWSFAAEALTPERLYAPSYGLAEALWVDQDGAWIGVDNGRFRRADGESRPIIWRFAAPKGGWGSKP; encoded by the coding sequence ATGCAGCGGCTGTTGGCCGTCTGCCTATTGCTCTGCTCACCGCTGTTGGCGAGTGCGGCCGCGTTGGAAGAGCTGAAATTGCTCAACGAGCAAGCGGTCAGTGGCGTCAGTGGTGGCAATCTGTCCGGGCTGGCCTGGTGCGATGGGGCGCTGTGGGCGGTATCCGACCGCGATGATCAGCAGCTCTATCGCCTGGAGTCCGATGACTCGCAGTGGCAGGCCACGGCCGAGACCTTTATTGCGCCGCCTGCGCCGGATGCGCGCCTGCCCTGGGGGCTGCGCATGCGCAGCTGGGCGGCGGGTCTGGTACGTGGGGGCGAGCTGGATTTCGAGGGCATCAGTTGCGACGCCGCCGGCAATCGCTACCTGGTCAGTGAGGCCAAGGCGGCTGTGCTGCAGTTACCGCTGATGGGCGAGCCCAATTGGCTGAAACTGCCTCAGGGGCTGGTTCGTCAGGCGCGCGCCAGCGGCATGCTGTTGCACTACAACTCGTTGTTTGAAGGCGTTGCCGTCGACCCGGCAGGCGAACGCCTGTACTTGGCGGCCGAGCGCATGCGCCGTGGCTTGCTGGTGGTGCACAAGCAGCGTGCTATCTGGCGTTGTACTGGTGGCTGCGTGCTGTTCAGCGAAGCGGGCACGGAGACGGGGCCCGAGCAGCTGGGCGGCAAGCCGCAGCCCCGGGATTTCTCCGGCCTGGCCTTCCATAACGAAAAGCTGTTTACCCTTGAACGCCAGGCACATCGCGTTTGCCGACGCAGCCTGAGCACTGGTCAGGTCGAGAAGTGCTGGTCGTTTGCTGCCGAAGCACTGACTCCGGAGCGGCTCTATGCGCCGTCCTATGGTCTGGCCGAGGCCTTGTGGGTGGATCAGGACGGCGCCTGGATCGGCGTTGATAATGGCCGCTTCCGCCGTGCAGACGGCGAATCGCGGCCAATTATCTGGCGTTTTGCCGCACCCAAAGGCGGCTGGGGTAGCAAACCGTGA
- the parE gene encoding DNA topoisomerase IV subunit B, giving the protein MAQQGSSSYNADAIEVLSGLDPVRKRPGMYTDTSRPNHLAQEVIDNSVDEALAGHAKSIQVILHEDNSLEVLDDGRGMPVDIHPEEGVPGVELILTKLHAGGKFSNKNYQFSGGLHGVGISVVNALSTRVIVTVKRDGNEYQMSFADGYKASDLAVVGTVGKRNTGTSVHFWPDAKYFDSFKFSVSRLKHVLKAKAVLCPGLAVSFEDKASGEKVEWLYEDGLRSYLVDAVSEFERLPNEPFCGSLAGNKEAVDWALLWLPEGGDAVQESYVNLIPTAQGGTHVNGLRQGLLDAMREFCEFRSLLPRGVKLAPEDIWERIAFVLSMKMQDAQFSGQTKERLSSREAAAFVSGVVKDAFSLWLNGHPELGQQLAELAISNANRRLKAGKKVERKRITQGPALPGKLADCAGQDPMRSELFLVEGDSAGGSAKQARDKEFQAILPLRGKILNTWEVDGSEVLASQEVHNIAVAVGLDPGSSDLSQLRYGKICILADADSDGLHIATLLCALFVQHFRPLVDAGHVYVAMPPLYRIDLGKEIFYALDEAERDGILDRLVAEKRRGKPQVTRFKGLGEMNPPQLRETTMDPNTRRLVQLTLEDYPGTQEIMDMLLAKKRAGDRKSWLESKGNLAEVLL; this is encoded by the coding sequence ATGGCCCAGCAAGGTTCTAGCTCTTACAACGCCGATGCCATCGAAGTCCTTTCCGGCCTCGACCCGGTGCGCAAACGCCCGGGCATGTACACCGACACCAGCCGGCCCAACCACTTGGCTCAGGAAGTCATCGACAACAGCGTCGACGAAGCACTGGCCGGGCATGCCAAATCGATTCAGGTGATCCTGCACGAGGACAACTCCCTGGAAGTGCTCGACGACGGTCGCGGCATGCCAGTGGATATTCACCCGGAAGAGGGCGTGCCAGGGGTTGAGCTGATCCTCACTAAACTGCATGCCGGCGGCAAGTTCAGCAACAAGAACTATCAGTTCTCCGGCGGCCTGCATGGCGTGGGCATCTCGGTGGTCAACGCGCTGTCGACCCGCGTGATCGTCACGGTCAAACGCGACGGCAACGAATACCAGATGAGTTTTGCCGACGGCTACAAAGCCAGTGACCTGGCCGTGGTCGGCACGGTGGGTAAGCGCAACACCGGTACCAGTGTGCATTTCTGGCCGGATGCCAAGTATTTCGACTCCTTCAAGTTTTCGGTCAGCCGTCTCAAGCACGTCCTGAAGGCCAAGGCGGTGCTGTGCCCGGGGCTTGCGGTCAGCTTCGAGGACAAAGCCAGCGGCGAGAAAGTCGAGTGGCTGTACGAAGACGGTCTGCGCTCTTACCTGGTGGATGCGGTCAGCGAATTTGAACGGCTACCCAATGAGCCCTTCTGCGGCAGCTTGGCGGGCAATAAAGAAGCGGTAGATTGGGCGCTGCTGTGGCTGCCGGAAGGCGGCGACGCGGTGCAGGAAAGCTACGTCAACCTGATCCCCACTGCGCAGGGCGGCACCCACGTCAATGGCCTGCGCCAGGGCCTGCTGGATGCGATGCGCGAGTTCTGCGAGTTCCGCAGCCTGCTGCCGCGCGGGGTCAAACTGGCCCCTGAAGACATCTGGGAGCGCATTGCCTTCGTCCTGTCGATGAAGATGCAGGATGCGCAATTCTCCGGGCAGACCAAGGAACGCCTGTCGTCCCGTGAGGCGGCCGCCTTCGTTTCTGGCGTGGTGAAAGATGCTTTCAGTCTGTGGCTTAACGGCCACCCGGAACTGGGGCAGCAGCTTGCCGAACTGGCGATCAGCAATGCCAACCGCCGCCTCAAGGCCGGTAAGAAAGTTGAGCGCAAACGCATCACCCAGGGCCCGGCACTGCCTGGCAAGCTGGCCGATTGCGCGGGGCAGGACCCGATGCGCTCTGAGCTGTTTCTGGTGGAAGGTGATTCCGCCGGCGGTTCGGCCAAACAGGCGCGGGACAAAGAGTTTCAGGCGATCCTGCCGCTGCGTGGAAAGATTCTGAATACCTGGGAAGTCGACGGCAGCGAAGTGCTGGCCAGCCAGGAAGTGCATAACATCGCCGTGGCGGTTGGCCTCGATCCGGGTTCCAGCGATCTCAGTCAGCTGCGTTACGGCAAGATCTGCATCCTCGCCGACGCCGACTCCGACGGCCTACATATCGCCACCTTGCTCTGCGCGCTGTTCGTTCAGCATTTCCGCCCGCTGGTGGATGCCGGTCATGTCTATGTGGCCATGCCGCCGCTGTACCGCATCGACCTGGGCAAGGAGATTTTCTACGCCCTGGATGAGGCTGAGCGTGATGGCATTCTCGACCGTCTGGTGGCCGAGAAGCGCCGCGGCAAACCGCAGGTCACCCGCTTTAAAGGCCTGGGTGAGATGAACCCGCCGCAGCTGCGCGAAACCACCATGGACCCCAACACCCGGCGTCTGGTGCAGCTGACCCTGGAAGACTACCCCGGCACCCAGGAAATCATGGACATGCTGCTGGCCAAAAAGCGCGCCGGCGACCGTAAATCCTGGCTGGAGTCCAAGGGCAACCTGGCCGAGGTGTTGCTCTGA
- a CDS encoding YqiA/YcfP family alpha/beta fold hydrolase, whose protein sequence is MTTSILYIHGLNSSPASLKASQLQRVMAHLGLAAQLRVPALHHHPRQAIAQLEALIAELGRPVLVGSSLGGYYATHLAERHGLPALLINPAVRPHLRFDGYLGPQKNYYSDETWELTTDHVTALAELDVAVLQDPARYQVWLQTADETLDYRDAQRYYRACALRIQAGGDHGFQGFAERLPVLFAFAGIPRHLWQDIDFSALN, encoded by the coding sequence ATGACCACATCCATTCTCTATATCCACGGGCTTAACAGCTCGCCGGCATCGCTCAAGGCCAGCCAGCTGCAGCGCGTCATGGCGCATCTGGGCTTGGCCGCGCAGCTGCGAGTACCAGCCCTGCATCACCATCCGCGCCAGGCAATTGCTCAGCTCGAAGCGCTGATTGCCGAGCTTGGTCGGCCCGTGCTGGTTGGCAGCTCCCTGGGCGGCTACTATGCGACCCACTTGGCCGAACGCCACGGGCTGCCGGCGCTGTTGATCAACCCAGCAGTGCGCCCGCATTTGCGTTTCGATGGTTACCTGGGGCCGCAGAAGAACTATTACAGCGATGAGACCTGGGAGCTGACGACCGACCATGTAACCGCCCTAGCCGAGTTGGATGTAGCAGTGCTGCAAGACCCGGCGCGCTATCAGGTGTGGCTGCAGACCGCTGACGAAACTCTCGACTATCGTGACGCTCAGCGCTACTACCGCGCCTGCGCGCTGCGTATCCAGGCTGGTGGCGATCACGGCTTTCAGGGTTTTGCCGAGCGCTTGCCGGTACTTTTCGCTTTCGCCGGTATTCCCCGCCATCTGTGGCAGGATATCGACTTTTCCGCTCTCAATTAA
- the cpdA gene encoding 3',5'-cyclic-AMP phosphodiesterase, which yields MPGAPTKTTAVDRSVLLVQLSDSHLFADGAGKLLGMDTQDSLQRVIERVLLEQPQIDLILASGDLSQDGSAESYQRFREMTAAIPAPARWFPGNHDEVPAMQEACVGSDLLEPVIDLGNWRVILLDSSIPGAVPGYLNEQQLALLERALSEEPDCHHLICLHHHPVSIGCKWMEPIGLRNPDALFAVLERFSQVRAVLWGHIHQELDQQRGPIRLLASPSTCVQFAPGSEEFQVDKTAPGYRWLRLFDDGRLETGVSRVTGIKFEIDYTIKGY from the coding sequence TTGCCGGGCGCGCCGACTAAAACCACTGCTGTTGATCGCTCGGTACTGCTGGTGCAGTTATCCGACAGCCACCTGTTTGCCGACGGGGCGGGCAAGCTATTGGGCATGGATACCCAGGATAGCTTGCAGCGGGTGATTGAGCGTGTGCTGCTGGAGCAACCGCAGATCGACCTGATCCTGGCCAGTGGCGACCTCTCGCAGGACGGCAGCGCAGAGTCCTACCAGCGTTTCCGCGAGATGACCGCAGCTATCCCCGCGCCCGCGCGCTGGTTCCCCGGTAACCATGATGAAGTGCCCGCGATGCAGGAGGCTTGCGTCGGCAGTGATCTGCTGGAACCGGTGATCGACCTGGGTAACTGGCGCGTGATTCTGCTTGACTCCTCGATTCCTGGTGCTGTGCCCGGTTACCTCAACGAACAGCAGCTTGCCTTGCTGGAGCGCGCGCTGAGCGAAGAACCGGATTGTCATCACCTGATCTGCCTGCATCACCATCCGGTGTCCATCGGCTGCAAGTGGATGGAGCCTATCGGCCTGCGCAATCCGGATGCCCTGTTTGCTGTGCTGGAACGGTTCAGCCAGGTGCGTGCGGTGCTCTGGGGGCATATCCATCAGGAGCTCGATCAGCAGCGCGGCCCGATTCGCCTGCTGGCGTCGCCCTCGACCTGCGTGCAGTTCGCCCCGGGCAGCGAAGAGTTTCAGGTGGATAAAACCGCGCCAGGCTATCGCTGGCTGCGCCTGTTCGACGACGGTCGCCTGGAAACCGGTGTATCGCGGGTGACCGGGATCAAGTTCGAAATCGATTACACCATCAAAGGCTATTAA
- a CDS encoding DUF1249 domain-containing protein, with protein sequence MVVNLLRERYRVDLVELQAACEANYARLMQLLPEMREGPDAYRQARRVGMSQGEQQLGVLALEVLETCPYTSTLSVRQEHSLPWLPVPHMEVRVYHDARMAEVIGAQSARRFRGIYPYPNAAMHQPDEKTQLNLFLGEWLSHCLACGHELAPVR encoded by the coding sequence GTGGTCGTGAACTTGCTGCGCGAGCGCTATCGGGTCGACCTGGTCGAGCTACAAGCCGCTTGCGAGGCCAACTATGCGCGCCTGATGCAGTTGCTGCCGGAAATGCGTGAGGGCCCGGATGCCTATCGGCAGGCGCGTCGTGTGGGCATGAGTCAGGGTGAACAGCAGCTGGGCGTGCTGGCGCTGGAAGTGCTGGAAACCTGCCCCTACACCTCGACCCTCTCGGTGCGTCAGGAGCACAGTCTGCCCTGGCTGCCGGTGCCGCATATGGAGGTGCGTGTGTACCACGATGCGCGAATGGCTGAAGTCATTGGGGCGCAGAGTGCGCGGCGTTTTCGCGGCATTTATCCCTATCCCAATGCGGCCATGCACCAGCCGGATGAGAAGACTCAGCTCAATCTGTTTCTCGGCGAGTGGCTGAGTCACTGCCTGGCCTGCGGTCACGAACTGGCTCCCGTCCGTTAG
- a CDS encoding NUDIX domain-containing protein translates to MQREDVQVIEREACFSGFYKLDRLRLRHRQFAGGMGPELSRELFVRHDAVCVLPYDPQRDCVVLIEQFRVGALEKSANPWLLELVAGLIDKDEEPEEVARREAIEEANLQLTSLWPITQYYPSPGGSDERVHLFVGRCDSEGAGGVHGLAEEGEDIRVHVWPLEDALDALKDGRIDNAASIIALQWLALNRSEVRGLWS, encoded by the coding sequence ATGCAACGAGAAGATGTTCAAGTGATCGAGCGCGAAGCCTGCTTCAGCGGCTTCTACAAGCTCGATCGGCTGCGTTTGCGCCATCGCCAGTTTGCCGGTGGCATGGGCCCGGAGCTGAGTCGCGAACTATTCGTGCGACACGATGCGGTGTGCGTGCTGCCCTATGACCCACAGCGCGACTGTGTGGTGCTGATCGAGCAGTTCCGCGTCGGTGCGTTGGAGAAAAGTGCCAATCCCTGGCTGCTGGAGCTGGTCGCCGGGTTGATCGACAAGGACGAGGAGCCCGAAGAGGTCGCGCGCCGCGAAGCGATCGAAGAGGCCAATCTACAGCTGACGTCGTTGTGGCCAATTACCCAGTACTACCCTTCACCCGGTGGCTCGGATGAGCGCGTGCACCTGTTCGTCGGTCGTTGCGACAGTGAAGGCGCCGGTGGCGTGCATGGCCTTGCGGAAGAGGGCGAGGATATTCGTGTACACGTCTGGCCGCTGGAAGATGCCTTGGATGCGCTGAAAGACGGGCGTATCGACAATGCCGCCAGCATCATCGCCCTGCAGTGGCTGGCGCTAAACCGCAGCGAAGTGCGGGGGTTGTGGTCGTGA